One Bos taurus isolate L1 Dominette 01449 registration number 42190680 breed Hereford chromosome 3, ARS-UCD2.0, whole genome shotgun sequence DNA window includes the following coding sequences:
- the OR9S37 gene encoding olfactory receptor family 9 subfamily S member 37, translating into MQPPKSGNLSEMLLQEFVFEGFDGGPQNHALLFAVFLALYFMAVLGNLTMIVVITLDAHLHSPMYFFLKNLSFLDLCYSSVISPKALVNFLSSSKVITFKGCATQFFFFSMMGTTEAFLLAVMAYDRFMAICNPLRYPISMRPSVCAYLVLGSYCGGCFNSILQINFTFSLPFCSSNHIDHFFCDVIPLLQLTCANTAINKLVMFGLCGLIIMGTTLVVFTSYGYITVTILRMHSGGGRHKLLSICGSHMTAMSLFYRTVFVMYAQPGAVESMEQGKVVSVFYTLVIPMLNPLIYSLRNKDVKDALWRLIQKHIAT; encoded by the coding sequence ATGCAACCCCCCAAAAGTGGAAACCTCTCAGAGATGCTTCTGCAGGAGTTTGTGTTCGAGGGATTTGATGGTGGTCCGCAGAACCATGCCCTGCTCTTTGCAGTGTTCCTGGCCCTGTACTTCATGGCCGTCCTAGGGAACCTCACCATGATCGTGGTCATCACCCTGGATGCCCATCTGCACTCCccaatgtacttcttcctcaaGAACCTCTCCTTCCTGGACCTGTGCTACTCATCTGTCATCAGCCCCAAGGCCCTGGTCAACTTCCTATCCTCCTCCAAGGTCATTACCTTTAAGGGATGTGCCACCCAGTTCTTCTTCTTCTCCATGATGGGCACCACTGAGGCATTCCTCTTggctgtgatggcctatgaccgcttcaTGGCCATCTGCAACCCCCTGCGTTACCCCATCTCCATGCGCCCCTCGGTCTGTGCCTACCTGGTGCTGGGCTCCTACTGTGGAGGTTGCTTCAATTCCATCCTGCAGATCAACTTCACATTCAGCCTCCCATTCTGCAGTTCCAACCACATCGACCACTTCTTCTGTGATGTGATTCCCCTGCTACAGCTCACTTGTGCCAACACAGCCATCAACAAGCTTGTCATGTTTGGTCTCTGTGGCCTCATCATCATGGGCACCACACTTGTGGTCTTCACCTCCTATGGTTACATCACAGTGACCATCCTGAGGATGCACTCAGGAGGAGGGAGACACAAGCTCCTCTCCATCTGTGGCTCCCACATGACAGCCATGTCCCTCTTTTATAGGACTGTCTTTGTCATGTATGCCCAGCCGGGAGCTGTGGAGTCCATGGAGCAGGGCAAGGTGGTCTCTGTCTTCTACACCCTGGTCATCCCGATGCTCAACCCCCTCATCTACAGCCTGAGAAACAAGGACGTGAAGGATGCCCTGTGGAGACTGATCCAAAAGCACATAGCCACGTGA
- the OR9S43 gene encoding olfactory receptor family 9 subfamily S member 43, translated as MSPYGNGNLSVMPLQEFVLDGFGGGPQIQALLFALFLVLYLVDVLGNLTMIVVIMLDARLHSPMYFFLKNLSFLDLCYSSVIYPKALFDLMSSTKVITFAGCVTQFFFFSTMITTEGFLLAVMAYDRFMAICNPLLYPISMRPSVCALLMLGCYCGGSFNSILQASFTFSLPFCSSNHIDHFHCDVPPLLKLACADTTTNELVMFGLCGLVIVGTILVVLVSYGYITVTILRIRSGGGRHKLFSTCGSHMTAVSLLYGTAFIMYAQPGALQSMDQGKVVSVFYTLVIPMLNPLIYSLRNKDVKDALWRLSQKHTAT; from the coding sequence ATGTCACCCTATGGGAACGGAAACCTCTCAGTGATGCCTCTGCAGGAGTTTGTGCTGGATGGGTTTGGGGGTGGCCCACAGATCCAGGCCCTGCTGTTTGCTCTGTTCCTTGTTCTGTACTTGGTGGACGTCCTGGGGAACCTCACCATGATCGTGGTCATCATGCTGGATGCCCGTCTGCACTCCccaatgtacttcttcctcaaGAACCTCTCCTTCCTGGACTTGTGCTACTCATCTGTCATCTACCCCAAGGCCCTGTTTGACTTAATGTCATCGACCAAGGTCATCACCTTTGCAGGATGTGTCACccagtttttcttcttctccaccATGATCACCACTGAGGGATTCCTCTTGgccgtgatggcctatgaccgcttcaTGGCCATCTGCAACCCCCTGCTTTACCCCATCTCCATGCGCCCCTCGGTCTGTGCCCTCCTGATGCTGGGCTGCTACTGTGGGGGCTCCTTCAACTCCATCCTGCAGGCCAGCTTCACATTCAGCCTCCCGTTCTGCAGCTCCAACCACATCGACCACTTCCACTGTGATGTGCCGCCTCTGCTCAAGCTTGCTTGTGCTGACACTACGACCAATGAGCTGGTCATGTTTGGTCTCTGTGGCCTCGTAATTGTGGGCACTATACTTGTGGTCCTTGTCTCCTATGGCTACATCACAGTGACCATCCTGAGGATACGCTCAGGAGGAGGGAGACACAAGCTCTTCTCCACCTGTGGCTCCCACATGACAGCTGTGTCCCTTCTTTATGGGACTGCATTTATCATGTATGCCCAGCCAGgagctctacagtccatggatcaggGCAAGGTGGTCTCTGTCTTCTACACCCTGGTCATCCCGATGCTCAACCCCCTCATCTACAGTCTGAGAAACAAGGACGTGAAGGATGCCCTGTGGAGACTGAGCCAGAAGCACACAGCAACGTGA